One genomic window of Polyangium aurulentum includes the following:
- a CDS encoding glycosyltransferase family 4 protein, translated as MLAVTRIFPNQVEPLACPFQRHQLKALSKEAEVEVFGVIPYLPGASMLGDKARVGRLARVPARDVIDGLQVVHPRVPYVPGAGPHLSALNAPLYLAGLLPHLSSLRGRFDVVLGAWLYPDAWAAGMLGHALGLPYAVKAHGTDVNVVARWPSVRGLVRRTLRKAGAVVGVSRPMLDALVELGAPEERVTLVRNGVDRSLFRPGDKVEARRALGLPEEGKIILYVGRLEETKGLGELAAAFATLEKRGRTDARLVLVGDGSMRRALERASSREGAVVLAGNRPAADVARYLAAADVLTLPSWNEGTPNVILEALAAGRPVVATRVGGIPDVVEEGRTGLLVPVKDVRTLADALEHALSREWPAEEITRAAPPSWETSAGHLLAALERAVATRAS; from the coding sequence GTGCTGGCCGTAACGCGGATCTTTCCGAATCAGGTCGAGCCTCTCGCCTGCCCTTTCCAGCGCCACCAGCTCAAGGCGCTGTCGAAGGAGGCCGAGGTCGAGGTGTTCGGCGTCATTCCGTATCTGCCGGGAGCCTCGATGCTGGGCGACAAGGCGCGGGTCGGGCGGCTCGCGCGCGTGCCGGCGCGGGACGTCATCGATGGGCTCCAGGTCGTGCACCCGCGGGTGCCCTACGTGCCCGGCGCCGGTCCGCACCTGTCGGCGCTGAACGCGCCGCTCTACCTCGCGGGCCTCTTGCCGCACCTGTCGTCGCTCCGAGGTCGCTTCGACGTGGTGCTCGGCGCGTGGCTTTACCCGGACGCGTGGGCCGCGGGCATGCTCGGGCACGCGCTCGGTTTGCCCTATGCGGTGAAGGCGCACGGCACGGACGTGAACGTGGTCGCGCGCTGGCCCTCGGTGCGCGGGCTCGTGCGCCGCACGCTGCGCAAGGCAGGCGCCGTCGTCGGGGTCAGCCGGCCCATGCTCGATGCGCTCGTCGAGCTCGGCGCCCCCGAGGAGCGTGTGACGCTCGTGCGCAACGGCGTGGACCGATCGCTCTTCCGCCCCGGAGACAAGGTCGAGGCGAGGCGCGCGCTCGGTTTGCCCGAGGAGGGGAAGATCATCCTGTACGTCGGTCGCCTCGAGGAGACGAAGGGTCTCGGCGAGCTCGCCGCGGCCTTCGCCACGCTCGAGAAGCGAGGACGAACCGACGCGCGCCTCGTCCTGGTCGGCGACGGATCCATGCGCCGCGCGCTCGAACGCGCGAGCAGCCGCGAAGGCGCTGTCGTCCTCGCGGGCAACCGTCCCGCGGCCGATGTCGCGCGCTACCTCGCCGCGGCCGACGTGCTCACGTTGCCGAGCTGGAACGAGGGGACGCCGAACGTGATCCTGGAGGCGCTCGCCGCGGGCCGCCCCGTCGTCGCCACGCGCGTCGGCGGCATCCCGGACGTGGTCGAGGAGGGTCGCACCGGATTGCTCGTGCCCGTGAAGGACGTGCGCACGCTCGCCGATGCTCTCGAGCACGCGCTGTCGCGCGAATGGCCCGCGGAGGAGATCACGCGCGCGGCGCCTCCATCGTGGGAGACGAGCGCCGGGCATCTGCTCGCGGCGCTCGAGCGCGCGGTGGCGACGAGGGCGTCTTGA
- a CDS encoding sugar transferase, which produces MLELFRSRRRAIVWFVEASLLAMLVLAVAGVTVGWDHAIDRSHVMRAVVIALVVQGSLYYHGLYGPAPIRGMGTLFSTVMRALALAGAFLWLLFRLLPEGGGAQIWAYGLALGGAALVLPAWRTALARVAESARFRCTALVLGSGPLAHACVDAMRNYDAGLVYAGRLVPDGDPTRAEPDVLGTISDLTRIARERNIRHIVVGYTDRRHQFPADELISLKFQGVEIEEGVDFYERVTGQIFVRELRPSQIIFAHGFHVARRTLFLKRALDVFCATVGLVLAAPIMLLTAIAIRLDSRGPIFYSQERSGAFGRPFMIYKFRSMRVDAEADGKARWASEDDPRITRVGRFIRKTRIDELPQLWNVLVGEMSLVGPRPERPVFNAQLEKEIPYFKQRLYVKPGLTGYAQVRCRYGASMEDQLEKLQYDLFYIKTFSLWFDLSIMLDTVKVVLCRIGAR; this is translated from the coding sequence ATGCTCGAGCTGTTTCGGTCGCGCCGGCGCGCGATCGTTTGGTTCGTCGAAGCGAGCCTGCTCGCGATGCTCGTCCTTGCCGTTGCGGGAGTAACGGTCGGATGGGATCACGCGATCGACCGTTCGCACGTCATGCGAGCGGTCGTCATTGCGCTCGTCGTGCAGGGTTCACTTTACTACCACGGTCTTTATGGCCCTGCTCCCATTCGGGGCATGGGCACGTTGTTCTCGACGGTGATGCGCGCGCTGGCTCTGGCGGGTGCATTCCTGTGGCTGCTTTTCCGTCTTCTTCCGGAAGGCGGGGGAGCTCAAATATGGGCTTATGGCCTGGCGCTCGGCGGCGCGGCGCTCGTCCTGCCGGCCTGGCGGACTGCGCTGGCGCGGGTGGCCGAGAGCGCGCGATTCCGTTGCACGGCGCTCGTGCTCGGCTCTGGCCCGCTCGCGCACGCATGCGTCGATGCAATGCGCAACTACGACGCAGGGCTCGTTTATGCGGGCCGGCTCGTGCCGGACGGCGATCCCACGCGGGCCGAGCCCGACGTGCTCGGGACGATCAGTGATCTGACGCGTATCGCGCGAGAGCGGAACATCCGCCACATCGTCGTGGGATACACGGACAGGCGCCATCAGTTCCCGGCCGACGAGCTCATCTCGCTGAAGTTCCAGGGCGTCGAGATCGAAGAGGGCGTCGATTTCTACGAGCGCGTGACGGGGCAGATCTTCGTGCGCGAGCTGCGTCCGAGCCAGATCATCTTCGCGCACGGCTTCCACGTCGCGCGGCGGACCTTGTTCCTGAAGCGGGCGCTCGACGTCTTCTGCGCGACCGTTGGCCTCGTCCTGGCCGCGCCGATCATGCTCTTGACGGCGATTGCGATCCGGCTCGATTCGCGCGGTCCGATCTTCTACTCGCAGGAGCGGAGCGGCGCGTTCGGGCGGCCCTTCATGATCTACAAATTCCGCTCGATGCGCGTGGACGCGGAGGCGGATGGCAAGGCGCGGTGGGCGAGCGAGGATGATCCGCGCATCACGCGGGTGGGCCGGTTCATTCGCAAGACGCGCATCGACGAGCTGCCTCAGCTGTGGAACGTGCTGGTCGGCGAGATGAGCCTGGTCGGTCCGCGCCCCGAGCGCCCGGTGTTCAATGCGCAGCTCGAAAAGGAGATCCCGTACTTCAAGCAGCGCCTCTACGTGAAGCCGGGTCTCACGGGCTACGCCCAGGTTCGCTGCCGCTACGGTGCCTCGATGGAGGACCAGCTCGAGAAGCTTCAGTACGACCTGTTCTACATCAAGACCTTCTCGCTCTGGTTCGACCTGTCGATCATGCTGGATACGGTGAAGGTCGTCCTCTGCCGGATCGGCGCCCGCTAG
- a CDS encoding glycosyltransferase family 2 protein: MASQRGGVVVRPLGERPFCSIVIPSYQEEDHIESVVRAAAAQHYPPELIEIFVVDGRSTDRTREIVRRLAAEDPRIQLLDNPDRIQSAAMNIAIKRSRGEVIVRMDAHAEYDPGYVAASVAALRRTGALNVGGAARPRARTRFQRALCAALMSPVGVGNSAYRDPSREGFVESVWNGSFRREAFELAGLYDPAARTNEDAELNQRIIERGGSVYLSRDIIVYYYPRSSLGALFRQYFSYGMGRARTLLRRGKLLSVRPMLPFMWLCGLVALTAASLIDARALPMLEAAVLVYMLATFVEAVRVTPRKDLFLAPLVAAIFPVMHAAHGLGFAAGLVKHAGSSVREPEPERLAAR; the protein is encoded by the coding sequence GTGGCGAGTCAGCGCGGCGGGGTGGTGGTGCGGCCGCTGGGCGAGCGGCCTTTCTGCTCGATCGTGATCCCTTCCTATCAGGAGGAGGACCATATCGAGTCCGTGGTCCGTGCCGCCGCGGCGCAGCATTATCCGCCCGAGCTCATCGAGATCTTCGTCGTCGACGGCAGGTCCACGGATCGGACGCGCGAGATCGTCCGCAGGCTCGCTGCCGAGGATCCGCGCATTCAGCTCCTCGACAACCCCGACCGCATTCAGTCCGCGGCCATGAACATCGCCATCAAGCGGTCGCGCGGTGAGGTCATCGTGCGCATGGACGCGCACGCCGAATACGACCCGGGCTATGTGGCCGCATCGGTCGCGGCCCTTCGTCGCACCGGCGCGCTCAACGTGGGCGGCGCCGCGCGCCCGAGGGCCAGGACGCGCTTTCAACGCGCGCTCTGCGCCGCCCTCATGAGCCCCGTCGGCGTGGGCAACTCGGCCTATCGCGATCCCTCCCGCGAAGGGTTCGTCGAGAGCGTCTGGAACGGCTCCTTCCGCCGCGAGGCCTTCGAGCTCGCCGGCCTCTACGACCCCGCCGCGCGCACCAACGAGGACGCGGAGCTGAACCAGCGCATCATCGAGCGCGGCGGCTCGGTCTATCTGTCGCGCGACATCATCGTCTATTACTACCCGCGCTCGTCGCTCGGCGCCCTCTTCCGCCAATACTTCTCGTACGGCATGGGCCGGGCGCGCACGCTGCTCCGGCGCGGCAAGCTCCTGTCGGTGCGGCCGATGCTGCCGTTCATGTGGCTGTGCGGGCTCGTCGCGCTGACGGCCGCGTCGCTCATCGACGCCCGCGCATTGCCGATGCTCGAGGCCGCCGTGCTCGTGTACATGCTCGCGACGTTCGTCGAGGCGGTGCGCGTGACGCCGCGCAAGGACCTCTTCCTCGCCCCGCTCGTGGCCGCGATCTTCCCGGTCATGCACGCCGCGCACGGGCTCGGCTTCGCCGCAGGGCTCGTGAAGCACGCAGGGTCTTCCGTCCGCGAACCCGAGCCCGAGCGCCTCGCCGCCCGCTGA